A DNA window from Hevea brasiliensis isolate MT/VB/25A 57/8 chromosome 2, ASM3005281v1, whole genome shotgun sequence contains the following coding sequences:
- the LOC110672981 gene encoding protein DA1, whose protein sequence is MSRWLNKIFKGSSHHTSNRHYNGNYGEDPNYYAPSTSGAVRSEQENEDIDRAIAISLVEGHQNRKFVTDSETQLKEDEELARAIQDSLNVESPPQYGYGNGNGNAYQGNLYQPVPVQFPMGYRICAGCNTEIGHGRFLNCLNAFWHPECFRCHACNLPISDYEFSVYGNYRYHKSCYKEQYHPKCDVCKYFIPTNPAGLIEYRAHPFWIQKYCPSHEHDGTPRCCSCERMEPRDTGYVALNDGRKLCLECLDSAVMDINQCQPLYLDILEFYESLNMRVEQHVPLLLVERQALNEAREGERNGHYHMPETRGLCLSEEQTVSRVVRRPRFGAGNQAMGMVTEPYKLTRRCEVTAILILFGLPRLLTGSILAHEMMHAWMRLKGFQHLSQDVEEGICQVLAYMWLESQLRTGSGSNVASSSASRASKRGARSPFERKLGEFFKHQIESDTSPVYGDGFRIGHRAVQKYGLQRTLDHIRMTGTFPY, encoded by the exons ATGAGCAGATGGcttaacaaaatttttaaaggctcCAGTCATCATACTTCAAATCGCCATTATAACGGAAATTATGGAGAGGATCCTAATTATTATGCTCCGTCTACTTCAGGG GCTGTGAGGTCAGAGCAGGAGAATGAAGATATTGATCGTGCTATTGCAATTTCCCTTGTAGAAGGACATCAAAATAGAAAATTTGTTACTG ATAGCGAGACTCAGCTGAAAGAAGATGAAGAACTTGCTAGAGCTATACAAGACAGCTTGAATGTTGAATCTCCTCCTCAGTATGGATatggaaatggaaatggcaatgcaTACCAAGGCAATTTATATCAACCTGTCCCAGTCCAGTTTCCAATGGGGTACAG GATTTGTGCTGGTTGCAATACAGAGATTGGTCATGGAAGATTTCTAAATTGTCTCAATGCATTTTGGCATCCAGAATGTTTCCGGTGCCATGCCTGCAACCTACCAATTTCTGATTATGAG TTCTCTGTGTATGGTAATTATCGTTATCATAAATCTTGCTACAAGGAGCAGTACCATCCTAAATGTGATGTTTGCAAGTACTTT ATTCCAACAAACCCTGCTGGTCTTATTGAATATAGGGCACATCCTTTTTGGATACAGAAATACTGCCCATCTCATGAACACGATGGTACTCCCCGGTGCTGCAGCTGTGAGCGAATGGAG CCACGAGACACAGGATATGTTGCACTTAATGATGGTCGGAAGCTCTGCCTAGAGTGCCTGGACTCTGCAGTCATGGACATCAATCAATGTCAGCCCCTTTACCTTGATATACTGGAATTTTATGAAAGTTTGAACATGAGAGTGGAGCAGCATGTCCCACTACTTTTGGTTGAGAGACAAGCACTGAATGAAGCCAGGGAGGGGGAAAGGAAT GGCCATTATCATATGCCAGAAACCAGAGGACTTTGTCTTTCTGAGGAACAAACAGTCAGCAGG GTAGTAAGACGGCCAAGGTTTGGAGCTGGAAACCAGGCCATGGGTATGGTAACAGAGCCTTACAAATTGACACGTCGTTGTGAGGTGACAGCGATTCTTATTTTGTTTGGCCTCCCAAG GTTGCTTACTGGGTCAATCCTGGCTCATGAGATGATGCATGCATGGATGCGACTTAAAG GTTTCCAACATCTCAGTCAAGATGTTGAAGAGGGCATTTGTCAGGTGCTTGCATACATGTGGTTAGAGTCACAGCTCCGAACTGGTTCTGGCAGCAATGTTGCTTCATCCTCTGCTTCTCGAGCTTCAAAACGGGGTGCAAGATCTCCATTTGAGAGGAAGCTGGGGGAATTTTTTAAACATCAGATTGAATCAGACACTTCCCCTGTATATGGAGATGGATTCAGAATAGGCCACCGAGCAGTGCAAAAATATGGCCTTCAAAGGACACTTGACCATATTCGAATGACAGGGACATTTCCATATTGA